In Kaistia algarum, the DNA window TCGATGCGGCCTCTGCATCGCTTCGCCATATGCCCAAGGAGTATCCATGAGCAATCCGGACATTGCCCGCCTGGGGCACGCGACCCTCAATCCCTACCGCGTGGCAGCCGGTCTCGCGGGTCGGCGCCTGCTCTGGGACGTTCGGCCGATTTCCTGGTCCGCGCGCGCCAAGATGAAGCGCTGGCACAATCGCTTCGCCGGCCAGAAGGCCGTGATCCTCTGCAATGGCCCGAGCCTGTTGAAGGTGGATTTCGAACTTATGAAAGGCGTGTTCACATTCGGACTCAACAAGATCAACATGCTGTTCGACAAGACCGATTTTCGTCCGTCGTCGGTCGTGGTGCAGCAGGAGTTCGTGTTTCAGCAGAACAAGGACTTCTACAACGAGACCGACCTGCCGCTCTTTCTGGCCTCGATCGGAACGAAATATGTCCGCGATCGGCCCAACGTGGTCTTCTATCACGAGAGCGGCCCCCGGCATTTTGCCCGCGACTGCAACATGAGCCAGTATGGTGGGCACACCGTGACCTACACGGCGATGCAACTTGCCTTTCATATGGGCTTTACCGAAGTGGCTCTCGTCGGTTGCGACCACAATTTTGCGACCAAGGGTCCTGCTAACATGACGGCAGTGGCACAGGGACCTGATCTCAGCCATTTCGACCCAAACTACTTCGCCCACGGCTCCAACTGGGTCCTGCCCGATCTCTTCCAGAATGAAGTCAGTTATCATAGCGCCCGCGAGCAGTTCGAAGCCTTCGGCCGCCGATTGGTCAACGCAACGGATGGCGGTAAGCTTGAACTGCTGGAAAGGCAGACACTTCGTGATTTTATCGAAGGCTGATCATTTCTAGGGCGAGATCCAGCCAGCCTTATTAGCGAAGGGAGCGGTGACGATCCATGTATGCTTTGACCTTGCTCTTCTTCTGCATCCTTTGGGCAACGACGATACATATTGAACGTCTATCGTTGCCCGATTTCCGGGTGATGCAGTCACCCTATAGCTGGTTCCTCATCAGTTGGGTGCCGGGGGCAGTCTTGCTCGCTCTGCCGATCTATCGCTTTGCTGAGACCTTCACGCTGGCGGACGCCATGTATGTCGGGGCACTTCATGCCTCGTTCGTCGGTGGCAACCTCCTGGCCGTGCTGGCCAGGAAGCAGGCCGTTTCCCCGGATCGCAAGATGCGCTCGGCCATCTTTTCGGAGCCGGTCATCGCCGTATTTCTTCTGATCGGCTTGGTCGGGCAGGTTCTGATTGCCGTCGACGCACAGCGCAGCGGCACGCTGAGCTTCTCGGATCGCTTCTCCCTGACCTCAATCAGCGATATCAAAAAGCAATATACTGATCTTACGCAGTCTTCGTCTTTTGGTTCGTTTGCCGCTGTGATGCGATACATGGTGGCCTTCGGCCAAGTCGCCATCATCGCCTATAGCTGCGCGGCGGCCAATCGCGTCGATTGGGCGCGGCGCCGTCCCCTATTCCTGCTGGTCGTACTGCTGATCTTTGTCTCCATCGTCAATTCCTGGATTTCGACCGGCGGTCGGCTTGGCATCATCGTCACCGCACTCTTCTGCGCGTTGCCCTGGACGCTGCAATCGGCATGGCGCGACTCGTTCAGGCGCGGTGGGATCCAGGTTTGGCAGCTTATCCGACGCTATTTGTTGCCCGGAATCATAGCGGCCGTTGCCGTCGTCTTTCTGAGCACGGCATTCCTGCAAAACCGCATCGGAGAGAATGCACCGCTGGACCAGATGTATCTGGCACATCGCGCACAACTCGATCGCGACCTGCTGATCGTCGTACAGGACATGCCGTCGTTGCAGACAGGGTTGTTGCAGGCGAGCTATCTGACCTCAGGCTTGCCGACTCTCTCTTATTATCTCCACCTCAACGACTATCTGCCCGGCCCAGACTACGGCCTGGTCAATTTCCAGATCTTCTACCTGACCTTTGGTCGCCTTTTTCCCGGATATGACAACCAGGCCGGCGCGACGGCCTACAATGATCTGCTGTCACCGCTATCCGATCGCGGCTATTTCGCGAATGTCTGGGGCACCATGGCGCGTGAGGTGCTGATCGATTTCGGTAGACATGGCACGCTCGTTTTCTTTCTGGTGTTTGGCTTCCTCTCAAGTCGACTTCGCATCGCCTATTACTTCTCACCAACACTCGAAGTCGGCGTCCTTTATACCCTTTTTCGCATGCAGATGATCTTCTCCGGTTTTCACAGTCTGATTTCCCATCGGCTGTTCGGCTATGCATTCGTCGTAGCGTTGGCGATCTGGCTCGTGGCGCGCATGGCCCGCAGCCCACGACAAATGGGAGTTACCCTGCTCCCGTCCAGGCCGGCACGATGACGGGTGGGACCATGGCAGCTGCCGAGCGCAACCATCTTGAGAGTGGGATAGAGAGATCGGCTGACACAGACCTGACGATCATCATCTGTACCTATCGCCGGCCCCAGATCGTCGACACGCTCGAGTCGCTGATCGAGCAGGATCTGCCCGCCGGCTTATGTCCCCGGTTTCTGATCGTCGACAATGACGAGATCCCTTCCGCCGAAGCGACCGTGCGCTTGTTCTTCACCGACCATGACCGCGTACCCTACCGCTATGTCCACGCGCCGAAGCAGGACATCTGCATCGCGCGCAATGCCGGCCTCACCTACTGCGAGACCCGATGGGCCTTGATGATCGACGATGACGAGCGCGCGACATCGGGCTGCATCAAGCAAATCTGGGAAGCTCGCGGTTCGCGTCAGGCCGTTTTTGGGCGGACGGAGGCTCTCTATGATGAGAAAGCGCCCCGATGGATGCGCGAGGCAGATCTCCATAGCAACAAGATCATTCCCGGCCGCGTCCTCGACAAGGGCCATACGTCGATTGCGCTTGTTGATGTGGATTTTGTCCGCCTCCACGGTCTGCATTTCGAACCAAGACTCGGCCAGGTGGGGGGCGAAGACATGACATTCTTCAACGACATGTTCTTTGCCGGAGGCGAGCTTGGCTATGCGCCGGAGGCTGTCGTGACGGAAGTGGTGCCCCCAGGCCGGAGCCGGTTGTCCTGGGTCATTAAGCGTCGGTTCCGCGCCGGCCAGGTCGCCTGCTGGATGGCACAGCGGCGCCAGAGCCAGCGCGAGCGACTGGTAGCCGGATTGCGATCCACCGCGATTTTCGGGGTATCGATCGTCAGCGCCGC includes these proteins:
- a CDS encoding 6-hydroxymethylpterin diphosphokinase MptE-like protein, coding for MSNPDIARLGHATLNPYRVAAGLAGRRLLWDVRPISWSARAKMKRWHNRFAGQKAVILCNGPSLLKVDFELMKGVFTFGLNKINMLFDKTDFRPSSVVVQQEFVFQQNKDFYNETDLPLFLASIGTKYVRDRPNVVFYHESGPRHFARDCNMSQYGGHTVTYTAMQLAFHMGFTEVALVGCDHNFATKGPANMTAVAQGPDLSHFDPNYFAHGSNWVLPDLFQNEVSYHSAREQFEAFGRRLVNATDGGKLELLERQTLRDFIEG
- a CDS encoding glycosyltransferase, whose product is MAAAERNHLESGIERSADTDLTIIICTYRRPQIVDTLESLIEQDLPAGLCPRFLIVDNDEIPSAEATVRLFFTDHDRVPYRYVHAPKQDICIARNAGLTYCETRWALMIDDDERATSGCIKQIWEARGSRQAVFGRTEALYDEKAPRWMREADLHSNKIIPGRVLDKGHTSIALVDVDFVRLHGLHFEPRLGQVGGEDMTFFNDMFFAGGELGYAPEAVVTEVVPPGRSRLSWVIKRRFRAGQVACWMAQRRQSQRERLVAGLRSTAIFGVSIVSAAGWLIVSPARSAQWLARATEHLGRLAHAAGVPLYREYG